The window GGCGTAAAGGGTGCGTAGGTTGTTAATTAAGTTTCTGGTATAAGTGCAGTGCTCAACGCTGTGATGCTAGAAAAACTGGTTAGCTAGAGTAAGACAGAGGTAAGTGGAATTCCATGTGTAGCGGTAAAATGCGTAAATATATGGAGGAACACCAGTGGCGAAGGCGGCTTACTGGGTCTTTACTGACGCTGATGCACGAAAGCGTGGGGAGCAAACAGGATTAGATACCCTGGTAGTCCACGCCGTAAACGATGAGTACTAAGTGTTGGCCCTAAGGGTCAGTGCTGCAGCTAACGCATTAAGTACTCCGCCTGAGTAGTACGTACGCAAGTATGAAACTCAAAGGAATTGACGGGACCCCGCACAAGCGGTGGATCATGTTCTTTAATTCGTCGATACGCGAAAAACCTTACCAGGTCTTGACATACTCTGCAATGGCTTAGAAATAAGTTCGGAGGTTAACAGATGTACAGGTGGTGCACGGTTGTCGTCAGCTCGTGTCGTGAGATGTTGGGTTAAGTCCCGCAACGAGCGCAACCCTTATTGCTAGTTACCATCATTAAGTTGGGGACTCTAGCGAGACTGCCAGTGATAAACTGGAGGAAGGTGGGGATGACGTCAAATCATCATGCCCCTTATGACCTGGGCTAGAAACGTGATACAATGGCAAATACAAAGAGAAGCAAGAGGGTGACCTGGAGCGAATCTCATAAAAATTGTCTCAGTTCGGATTGAAGTCTGCAACTCGACTTCATGAAGTTGGAATCGCTAGTAATCGCAGATCAGCATGCTGCGGTGAATACGTTCTCGGGGTTTGTACACACCGCCCGTCAAACCACGAAAGTGAACAATACCCAAAGCCGGTGGCCTAACCCGAAAGGGAGGGAGCCGTCTAAGGTAGGGTTCATGATTGGGGTTAAGTCGTAACAAGGTATCCCTACGGGAACGTGGGGATGGATCACCTCCTTTCTAAGGAGAAAGGCTTACTAATAATAAGCAAAAATAGCTTAGTAGCATAAGCTAAACAATTTCTTCATGTTCATCATATTCAGTTTTGAGAGACTTATGTTTCTCAGAAAAAAGTATCAAATTGAGTCTTTGAAAAGTAGATAAATGATGTCAGAAATGATTAAAAAAGGTTAAGGAAGAAAGGGCATGCAGTGGATGCCTTGGCACCAAGAGGCGATGAAGGACGGAACTAACACCGAAATGCCGGGAGTAGCTGTAAGTAAGCGACGATCCCCGGATGTCCGAATGGGGGAACCCACCATGTGGAAGACATGGTACAGTCGTAAGACTGAGCGACACGCAGGGAATTGAAATATCTCACGTACCTGCAGGAAAAGAAAGTAAAAACGATTCTGTCAGTAGCGACGAGCGAACGCGGAGGAGCCAGATAACTAAGGTTACAAAATCATATCATAGGTGAACGACTTGGGAAGGTCGGGCATAGAGGGTGATACCCCCGTAATCGAAATGGTATGATCCATGTTATCAAAAAGTAGGGCGGGACACGAGAAATCCCGTTTGAAGATAGGAGGACCATCTCCTAAGGCTAAATACTACTTGGTGACCGATAGTGAACCAGTACAGTGATGGAAAGGTGAAAAGAACCCCGGGAGGGGAGTGAAAGAGAACCTGAAACTGTGTGCTTACAAATAGTCAGAGCCCGTTAATGGGTGATGGCATGCCTTTTGTAGAATGAACCGGCGAGTTACGTTACATAGCAAGGTTAAGGATGAAGGTCCGGAGCCGAAGCGAAAGCGAGTCTGAATAGGGCGACTAAGTTGTGTGATGTAGACCCGAAACTGGGTGATTTAGCCATGAGCAGGTTGAAGTAAGGGTAGTACCTTATGGAGGACCGAACCGGTGTTGGTTGAAAACAGCTCGGATGACTTGTGGCTAGGGGAGAAATTCCAATCGAACTCAGAGATAGCTGGTTCTCCCCGAAATATCTTTAGGGATAGCGTTAGAAAAAAGATTTGTCGAAGGTAGAGCACTGAATGTGTGATGGCCCCACCTCGGGGTACTGAACACAATCAAACTACGAATGTCGGCAAATGCGTCTAGCAGTCAGACTACGGGTGATAAGGTTCGTGGTCAAAAGGGAAAGAGCCCAGACCGCCAGATAAGGTCCCAAAATATATGCTAAGTGGAAAAGGAAGTGGAGATGCACAAACAACCAGGATGTTGGCTTAGAAGCAGCCATCATTTAAAGAGTGCGTAAAAGCTCACTGGTCGAGTGACTCTGCGCCGAAAATGTACCGGGGCTAAGCATATTACCGAAGCTGCGGATTTAAAGTAAAGAATATTTTAAGTGGTAGGGGAGCGTTCCCGTTGCGGAGAAGCATGATCGTAAGGACATGTGGAGCGGCGGGAAGTGAGAATGCCGGTGTGAGTAACGAAAAGACAGGTGAGAATCCTGTCCGTCATAAACCCAAGGTTTCCAGGGGAAGGTTCGTCCGCCCTGGGTAAGTCGGGACCTAAGGTGAGGCTGAAAAGCGTAGCCGATGGATAACTAGTAGAGATTCTAGTACCAGTGTAATGACTGATGGAGTGACAGAGGAGGATAGGCTCCCGCTCTTAGTGGATTGAGCGAAAAGAGTACGAGGCTGTGTCTTAGGCAAATCCGGGACACATAAGGCTGAGGCTTGATGGAGTACGAGTTCAGACTCTCTAGAAAAGCTTCTAGGGTTAATCATTATACTGCCCGTACCGTAAACCGACACAGGTGGGTGAGTAGAATATATTAAGACGCGCGAGAAAACTGTTGTTAAGGAACTCGGCAAATTGACCCCGTAACTTAGGGAAAAGGGGGACTTAAATGAAAAAATTAAGTCGCAGAGAAAAGGCCCAAGCGACTGTTTAGCAAAAACACAGCTCTCTGCAAAACCGTAAGGTGAAGTATAGAGGGTGACGCTTGCCCGGTGCTGGAAGATTAAGAGGAGATGTCAGGGGTAACCTAAAGCATTGAATTGAAGTCCCAGTAAACGGCGGCCGTAACTATAACGGTCCTAAGGTAGCGAAATTCCTTGGCGGGTAAGTTCCGTCCTGCACGAAAAGCGTAACGATTTGGGCACTGTCTCAACAACAGACTCGGTGAAATCAAGCTGCCGGTGAAAACGCCGGCTACCCGCGATTAGACGAAAAGACCCCATGGAGCTTCACTGTAACTTGATATTGAAATTGGGTGTAAGATGTACAGGATAGGTAGGACGCTATGAAGTTGGTACGCTAGTATCGATGGAGCGGTCGTTGGGATACTACCCTTCGTGCACTTAGTTTCTAACTCGCCGGAGTGGATCCGGGAGGACAGTGTCTGGTGGGCAGTTTGACTGGGGCGGTCGCCTCCTAAAGAGTAACGGAGGCGCTCGAAGGTTACCTCAGAACGGTCGGAAATCGTTCTATAGAGTGCAATGGCAGAAGGTAGCTTGACTGCGAGACAAACAAGTCGAGCAGGGACGAAAGTCGGACATAGTGATCTTACGGTACCGAATGGAAGGGCCGTGACTCAACGGATAAAAGTTACCCTGGGGATAACAGGCTTATCGCTTCCAAGCGTTCACAGCGACGAAGCGGTTTGGCACCTCGATGTCGGCTCGTCGCATCCTGGAGCTGGAGTAGGTTCCAAGGGTTGGGCTGTTCGCCCATTAAAGCGGCACGCGAGCTGGGTTCAGAACGTCGTGAGACAGTTCGGTCTCTATCTATCGTGGGCGTTGGAAATTTGAAGGGAGCTGTCCTTAGTATGAGAAGACCGGGATGGACATACCTCTGGTGCACCAATTGGCATTCCAGTGCCACAGTTGGGTAGCTATGTATGGAAGGGATAAACGCTGAAAGCATCTAAGCGTGAAGCCCACCTTAAGATGAGATTTCCCAATTAGTAAGACCCCTTGAAGACGACAAGGTTGATAGGTCAGGTGTGTAAGCACAGTGATGTGTTTAGCTTACTGATACTAATAGGTCGAGGACTTAACCTTAAGTAATTAAATTTACAAATAAACATTTCTGAAAAATCATTTATCTAGTTTTGAGAGTATATGTCTGGTGACGATGGCGAGGTGGATCCACCTGTTCCCATCCCGAACACAGAAGTTAAGCACCTCAGCGCCGAAGATAGTTAATACAAATAGCAAAAATAGGACGTTGCCAGGCATTATCTCATTATGATATAATATAAATAGCATTGAAGCCTACCTAGCTCAGTTGGTTAGAGCACCTGACTGTTAATCAGGGGGTCGCCTGTTCGAGCCAGGCGGTGGGCGCCATTCTTAAAATTGGAAGAGTCTTAGGACTCTTTTTGTTTTTTATGGGAAAATAAAAAATTATTTACCACATCCTTAAATAAATACAATGTTATGATATATAATATTAGAGTAAAAAAAATGAGTGAGGCGCCAAATGGATAAACCATATTTAATTATTGTAGCAGGTGGATCTGCATCTGGAAAATCTACAGTTGTTCAATCAATTATTAAAAACGCAGGACTAGATGATGTTTTAGATATCAACCAAGATGATTACTATAATGATCAGTCACATATGACAATGGAAGAAAGAATTAAAGTTAACTATGATCATCCAAACGCGCTAGATAATCAATTGCTTTTCCAACATATTAAAGATTTACTAGCCGGTAAAAGTATTTCTAAACCGACATATGACTATAAGAATTATACACGTGCAAAAGAAGTAGAAATTGTACATTCTAAACCTGTTATTATTGTTGAAGGTATCTTAGCATTAACAGATAAAAAATTACGTGATTTAGCAGATTTAAAAATCTTTGTTGAATCAGACAATGACATTAGATTCATTCGTCGTTTAAAACGTGATATGGTATCTCGTGGACGCAGCTTAGAATCTGTGATTGAACAATACTTATCAACAGTTAAACCAATGCATTATCAATTTGTAAAACCAACAAAACGCTACGCAGATATTATTATTCCAAATGATGATGGTCATAGTGTAGCTGTTGAATTAATTGTTGGTATGTTAAAACAATTTATGGAGAAAAAAAATAAATGACATTAATTATATGCGCAATGATGGACGAAGCAAGTGCTTTAGTTAAAAATTTAAATTTAGTAGAAAAAACACCTTTTGAAATTTACAAAGGAAGAATTCAAAATCACGAAGTTTTAGTTATGATTTCAGGTGTTGGTAAAACCAATGCAAGTATGGCAACAGCTTATGCACTCACTAAATTTAATATTGATTTAATCATTAATCCAGGGATTGCTGGAGGTGCGCATGTTAAAAAACACGCTACTTATTTAGTCAGTGAAGCAAGTTATCATGATTTTGATTTAACTGTGTTCAATTATGAGATAGGTCAAGTTCCTAAATATCCAGCAAAATTTAAAGTTCTCGAACTACTAAAGAATAAGTTCTCTAACTTTACATTTGTTCCGCTTTTCACGGGCGATAAATTTTCAACAACTTTAATAAATAATAACCCATATGTAGCGGATATGGAAGGTGCAGCAATTTTCCAAGTTGCGTATAAATTTAATAAAAATGTGATTTCTCTTAAAATTGTTAGTGATGTAATTGGTTCAAATAATCAAATTGATGATTACGTGAAATTAGAAAGTTCATTTGATGAAATATTGAGTGAGGAAGTTAGAAAAATATTGGAGGTATTATAAATGAAAGGTTTATTTATCTTTTCCGATGGCATGGAGGATAACGAAGCGTTATCTACACGTGCACTACTTGTTAGAGCAGGATTTGAGATTGATTCTGCGACAATTAACCACAATTTAATTGTTGAAACCTCATACAAACAAAAGGTTATTTGTGATCTTCACATGGATGAAGTAGACTTTAAAAATTACGATTTTTTACTCATTCCAGGTGGACCCTATGTAAACCACATCATTGATGACGAAAAAGTGATTAAAAACGCAATTTTAGCGTTTAATGAGGCCGAAAAAGTGATTGGAGCGATTTGTGCAGCCCCACGTTTTTTAGGTCGCTTAGGACTCTTAGAAGGAAAAGAATTTACGGCTTACCCAGGATCAGAAAAAGAAGTAAAAAATTCTTTATATTTTGTTGACAAAAAGTCTATAATTTGTGGTAATATAGTAACGGCACGAAGTGCTGGCACAGTAATTGATTTTGTGTATAATCTCATTGTAAGGCTTAAAAATGAAGCTGCAGCAAATGAGCTATTGGACAGAATTTTATATCGATAAAAAATTGTAAAAAAGTTAATTTAGTTGTTGACATTTTATAATAAGTTGATATAATTATACATGCGCTAATAAGTGGCCCGTTGGAGAAACGGTTAACTCACATGCCTTTCACGCATGCATTCACGGGTTCAAATCCCGTACGGGTCACCATTAATTTTGCACCCATAGCTCAATTGGATAGAGCGTTTGACTACGGATCAAAAGGTTAGGGGTTCAAATCCTCTTGGGTGCGCCATTAATATATTGACAAGCGCCACTTACAGTGATACAATTAAAAAGCAATCAAGATTTCGGGAAGTAGCTCAGCTTGGTGGAGCACCTGGTTTGGGACCAGGGGGCCGCAGGTTCAAATCCTGTCTTCCCGACCATTCTCTGCGGGTGTCGTATAATGGTTATTACTTCAGCCTTCCAAGCTGAAGACGGCGGTTCGATTCCGCTCACCCGCTCCATTTAATAATTAACAAGGACTTAACAGTCCTTTTTTTATTTCTTAATTACGATTAACAAAAAGAGCATGTATCCTTAAATGGAAACCACGCTCTTTTAATTATTTATTCATATTGAGTTTCAAAGATAAATGAGTGATTAGTTAGTTTGTAACTTGCAAAAGGATAACCTTGACTAAAGCCTTTTTCCATGGCTTTTGACGTTGGGTAGAGGTAAGTATTAGAATTTAACAAAATCTCTTCAAAATTGACATTTTTAAACGATGCAGCACATAATGGATCCCATAAGGTATCACTTACAGGAACTAAAGATGATCCGACTAAGAATCTGCCCTCTTTTTGATGCATATTTTCTTCTATGCGTATATACTTCTCATAACTTATATCTTTATTTAATACATCAATTTTAAAATACCAACCATCTTTTGTTGTTGTAAGAAATACTTTAAAGTTATCAGTACCCTTAAAGGTTTTTTCATTAAGAAATTCAAACTTTGAAAGAACAATAGAATCTAAATAAAACACTTTTTCTTTTAACCCACCCATATAGTAATAAAAAGGTTGTACAACAACTTCATCGTTTACATGACGTATGGTTAATCCCACATCAAGTTCATCAACTGTTTTATGATTGAATAAAACATAGCCATTATATTTGGTGTTGTTATCAGAAAGGGTATAAGTAGCATTATCTAAGTTAATGAAAGCTTCTAAAGTATTAAATCCCACTTTTGAATATAAGTAATTATAAGCACCAGTGTGATATTCTAACTCAATTGATTTTGAACTCTTAGGATAATACTTGATAGGTAAGTAAACATATCTTTTATTTGCTTTATCAACTTTAAATAAATGGTTATTGTATAAAACATCAAGTATGTTATTTCTTAAATCAATAATAAGTTCATCATTATCGTTATATATGCTTAAAGCATTAGTTTTTAATGCATGTTTAAGTGTTTCATTTAAATTATTACTTTTAAAATTATTTACCTTATACATAGAATCACCACGCCTTCTGAATATATTTTAAATGATTCATTAAAAATTACCAAATCAAGATGACTCCTAAAGTATTTCTTATACGTATTTGGATAATATTTTATGTTGGCATGCTACAATAAAAACATAAGGAATAAGGAGACTAATGATATGAACTATGGCGTCATTGACCTTGGTTCAAACTCAGTAAGATTAGTCATTTATAAACAAACTCAAGATCGATTAAAAATTATCTATAACAGAAGAGAGTCAGTTGGTTTAATTGCGTACATAAATAAGGATAATGAACTCACCATTGAAGGAAAAGAGTTGTTGTTAAAAACGCTAAGAAAATTGAGTGTTGAATCAACTAATTTTAAATTAAACTATTTTTATGTTTTAGGAACTGAAGCGTTAAGACAAGCTAAAAATAAAAATGAAGTATTAAGTTTTTTAAAAAATAATTTAGGGTTAGAAATAACTATCTTAAGTGAAAAAGAAGAAGCATTTTATGGAGCATATGCAATCTTAAATGAGTTTAACACCAAACAAGGATTCATTGCTGATTTAGGTGGAGGTTCCACAGAAGTTAGTTTTATTTATGAAGGTAAAATAGATTATTACTTTACTTTAAAGTTAGGTTCTTTAAGTGCATATTTAAAGTTTATTAAACATATTATTCCAAATGAAGCAGAAATAATGATGTTAAAAAATCATATTCGCTTATCATTAAAAGAAATTAAGAAACAAAATAAAGAAATTAATTTATTATATGGTGTAGGTGGAAGCTTTAAAGCGCTTAAAAAACTCATTATAGAGTATTTTGATGAATCTATTGATGCATTTAGCCTAAACGATGTTAAAACCCTTTTAAGCCGAATTTTATACGATTATGAGAAAGAGTATTTGAACTTAGTTAGAATCATTCCAGAACGTGTTCATACGATGATTCCATCACTGGTTATCATAATTGAAATTTGTGAATATTTAGGGGTTAACTTAATTAGTGTTGGAATACAAGGATTAAGAGAAGGATTTATTTTACATAAAATAAAAAATTAGCATGAGGAGATAAGGATGAAGAAAGTACGTTTCGGCATATTAGTACTTGTTGTGGCAGGTATTGTCTTTTTAGGTATGACGGTGTTTCAAAATATATATGAACCGAGTCAATTGATTTATGAACAAACACCAGATAAAACACTTTATATAGAAACGAAGGAAACGGTAGTTTCATATGAAATATATGGAGAGGGCAATGTTGTTTTAATTTTTGGGAACAATGATATCTTGTACTTTCCAATCATTAATAAAAATGTAGAGATTCTAACACAAAATGGATTCTTTACGGATTTAGAAGAAAAAGATGAATTAACAAATGTCCTCATAAAACATTTGGATGCAACATTCGAAGTTGATAATTACAGTTATGTAGCTGAAGTTAAAATGAATGGAAAAACTTATTTAACACTTGAAGAAGGTATTGAAAATAATTTAGCTTATTTTAAACCTTTTGCAAAAAAGGGTAAAACTGGAACCATTTTATTTAGTATTTTATTACCAATATTATTAGCTGGAGCAATCACTTTAATGTCACTAGGATTTATGGAAACCAAAAAAGCACCTCAAGTAAAATGAGGTGCTTTCCTTTTAAATTGAGCATAAAAAGTCATTTATTGAGTAAAAATTATTTTTCATTAATAAATACTATTAATTATGCTACACTATGTTAGACAAAATAATTAAGGGGATTATATGTTGAATAAAGATAAATTAAACTTATTTGGGATATTAAGTGTATTTTTTTGGCGTATTTCTTTTGCTTTTTATGATTCCAACAAAAGTTGAAAGAAACTATAAAATTGGACTCGAAGCGATTAGAGATAACTTAAAGTATAATGGTGAAATCATAGAGGCAGCATATTACGATGAAGAAAAGATTTATTATTTAGTATATGCACGCAATGGTTTTGGATCGCTTGGAAAAGTATTTGCCTATTATGATTATCTAGATTACTTCTTTCATATGATAGAAGTAGATAGTTTTGCATCATCAAAGGTTACACTTTATACTTATGGATCTAAAAAAGTACCTAATTATGTTGTTAAAGGAAAAATAGATCCAATTATTTATCCAGCATTGATTTTCATGCTAACTGGTGGAGTATTAATTTACATATCTTATAGAAGAAAAAATAAACCAATGATTAGTATGAAAGAAAATCAAAAGGTCAGTCAAGAAGATAATGCAATTGATGGATATAAAATCGCATTAGCAGCTTATTTTAGTAATGATTATCAAAAAGCTTACGCGTATTTTGCTAAAGATATTACATACAAAGATACGCCAGTATATCTTTTAAAATTGAAAGAACATTTAGATATTTCTTTAGAAGAAGCAATGTATCAAGAAGTTTTAAAAGCAATCGAAGATAATGATAAAAGACTAGCTATTTATTTTTTAAGTAGTTTAGAAAATTATAAAGATGGAAAAGCATTACTTGAGGAAATTAAAACTCAAAATATAATAGCAGAAAAAGAAAGAATATATCAAAAAGCTGTAGAACTGTCTAAGTCAGAATTTAAAGCTGATAAAGTAAAATCTATAAAATTATTTAAAATTATTTTTGAATATAAGGATAGTCAAAAATATATAGAACAATATGAATTAATAAAAAAGAAGAAATTTAATAAGTACAAAAAAATAGTTGTAACAGTAAGTACGTTAGTTATTGTGTTATTTATAAGTGTGCCTATAATCTTTAATGAGTTCTATGTTAAAAAAGAAATTAAATATTCAGAGGGTTTATCTTATATTTACGACAAAAATTATGATGAAGCAAGAAAAATATTTAATGAGTTAAATAATTACAAAGATGCTAAAAAAATATCAACTTTAATATTTGGGTTAGAACTTTTAGACTTAAATCATTATGAAGAGGCAATCAATCAATTTAAGGATGCAGGATATGAAATCATATTCATCTATGATATTGGATATGAAACACCGATAACTACAAGTCCGAATACAATAATTGATGGTACGCGTGTAACCACAGACATAGAACCTAGTGAATTTAAGATTACAAGTAATATTTATCAATTTAAAGAATGGGAATATAAATCATATAATTTTAATATTTATATCGATCAACCAATCAAATTATACTTTGAAGCAATTTGGATTCGTAAATAAATATAAAAAATAAAAACTCACTCAGTTAGATACTGAATGAGTTTTTTACTTTTAAATATTTGTATGTTTAATCTTTAATTCAGATTCATTTTCAACATAAACATCATATGATAAATGAGGTTCAACAGTTTCTTGAATAATTTGGTTAGCAATGAATGTTTCAATATTTCTTTGGATATAACGTTTTAATGGTCTAGCACCATATTGTTCATTAAATCCATTCTTTATCACATACTTAAGGACATCATCGCCGAAATTGATATGTAAGTTTTGTTGTAGAAGTCTTGTAGATAATTCATTTAACATCTTACGAGCAATTTCAACTTGAACTTTAAAGCCTAAGGCATTGAATGTGATAATTTCATCGATTCTATTTAAAAATTCAGGTTTGAATGATTTTTTGACAAGTTCATCAACTTTCTTATATGCATCTGGATCACCAGATAATAAGAATTCAGAACCAATATTCGAAGTCATGATGATAACAGTATTCTTAAAG of the Acholeplasma hippikon genome contains:
- the udk gene encoding uridine kinase; this translates as MRRQMDKPYLIIVAGGSASGKSTVVQSIIKNAGLDDVLDINQDDYYNDQSHMTMEERIKVNYDHPNALDNQLLFQHIKDLLAGKSISKPTYDYKNYTRAKEVEIVHSKPVIIVEGILALTDKKLRDLADLKIFVESDNDIRFIRRLKRDMVSRGRSLESVIEQYLSTVKPMHYQFVKPTKRYADIIIPNDDGHSVAVELIVGMLKQFMEKKNK
- a CDS encoding 5'-methylthioadenosine/S-adenosylhomocysteine nucleosidase family protein, whose product is MTLIICAMMDEASALVKNLNLVEKTPFEIYKGRIQNHEVLVMISGVGKTNASMATAYALTKFNIDLIINPGIAGGAHVKKHATYLVSEASYHDFDLTVFNYEIGQVPKYPAKFKVLELLKNKFSNFTFVPLFTGDKFSTTLINNNPYVADMEGAAIFQVAYKFNKNVISLKIVSDVIGSNNQIDDYVKLESSFDEILSEEVRKILEVL
- a CDS encoding DJ-1/PfpI family protein — translated: MKGLFIFSDGMEDNEALSTRALLVRAGFEIDSATINHNLIVETSYKQKVICDLHMDEVDFKNYDFLLIPGGPYVNHIIDDEKVIKNAILAFNEAEKVIGAICAAPRFLGRLGLLEGKEFTAYPGSEKEVKNSLYFVDKKSIICGNIVTARSAGTVIDFVYNLIVRLKNEAAANELLDRILYR
- a CDS encoding Ppx/GppA phosphatase family protein produces the protein MNYGVIDLGSNSVRLVIYKQTQDRLKIIYNRRESVGLIAYINKDNELTIEGKELLLKTLRKLSVESTNFKLNYFYVLGTEALRQAKNKNEVLSFLKNNLGLEITILSEKEEAFYGAYAILNEFNTKQGFIADLGGGSTEVSFIYEGKIDYYFTLKLGSLSAYLKFIKHIIPNEAEIMMLKNHIRLSLKEIKKQNKEINLLYGVGGSFKALKKLIIEYFDESIDAFSLNDVKTLLSRILYDYEKEYLNLVRIIPERVHTMIPSLVIIIEICEYLGVNLISVGIQGLREGFILHKIKN